In Triticum urartu cultivar G1812 chromosome 6, Tu2.1, whole genome shotgun sequence, the following proteins share a genomic window:
- the LOC125514502 gene encoding zinc finger protein CONSTANS-LIKE 16-like: protein MGGSDQKAAGGAVGGKAARACDGCMRRRARWYCAADDAFLCQGCDTSVHSANPLARRHERLRLRATSPLPAERVKAVKESSGATTSKCLDVAPAWPRRKARTRRPPVKSVGQLLSRRLVVPEVGAGESSTSDERRAPEEEQLLYRVPVFDPALAEFCSPPPIDGSRHSEDVEGAVEDAKELTAEQSPVQELPDCFASFGPTDADLREFAADMEALLGQGLDDGKELEDSFYMEALGLISPPGEHGGRVKVEADGGLVSRSNGVLASGHDLKREFNGSPPTLVDDDDSFEHKTSSASNGDGVDDAQFLKRSLDLRLNYEAVMESWGSSPWTDGRRPPGQLDDLLLHDHAGTWTAGGGGRHGDAAWPPRPRTDEWREARVSRYREKRRTRLFAKKIRYEVRKLNAEKRPRMKGRFVKRTGAAAAAGAPCAVT from the exons atgggtgGCTCCGACCAGAAGGCGGCCGGCGGCGCCGTGGGCGGCAAGGCCGCGCGCGCGTGCGACGGGTGCATGCGACGGCGCGCGCGCTGGTACTGCGCGGCCGACGACGCGTTCTTGTGTCAGGGATGTGACACGTCCGTGCACTCGGCGAACCCGCTCGCCAGGCGGCACGAGCGCCTCCGCCTGCGCGCGACGTCCCCGCTGCCGGCTGAGCGGGTGAAGGCGGTGAAGGAGTCGTCGGGGGCGACGACGTCCAAGTGCCTGGACGTCGCGCCGGCGTGGCCGAGGCGGAAGGCGCGCACGCGGCGGCCGCCGGTCAAGAGCGTCGGGCAGCTGCTGTCGAGGCGCCTCGTGGTGCCCGAGGTGGGGGCCGGTGAGTCCTCCACGTCGGACGAGCGGAGGGCGCCCGAGGAGGAGCAGCTGCTCTACCGCGTGCCGGTCTTTGACCCCGCCCTCGCCGAGTTCTGCTCGCCGCCGCCGATCGATGGCTCACGCCACAGCGAGGACGTCGAAGGCGCCGTGGAAGACGCGAAGGAGCTCACGGCCGAGCAGTCCCCCGTGCAGGAGCTCCCCGATTGTTTCGCCAGTTTCGGCCCGACGGACGCCGATCTCAGGGAGTTCGCGGCCGACATGGAAGCGCTCCTCGGCCAAGGCCTGGACGACGGCAAGGAGCTGGAGGACTCGTTCTACATGGAGGCCCTAGGGCTCATATCGCCGCCGGGGGAACACGGCGGGCGTGTAAAGGTGGAGGCCGACGGCGGCCTTGTCTCCCGAAGCAACGGCGTTCTGGCGTCTGGCCATGACCTGAAGCGGGAGTTCAACGGCAGCCCGCCGACACTGGTGGATGACGACGACAGTTTCGAGCACAAGACGTCGTCGGCGAGCAACGGAGACGGCGTTGACGATGCGCAGTTCTTGAAGAGGAGCCTGGATCTTAGGCTGAACTACGAGGCGGTCATGGAGAGCTGGGGCAGCTCGCCGTGGACCGACGGCCGGCGGCCGCCCGGCCAGCTCGACGACTTGTTGCTCCACGACCACGCG GGCACGTGGAcggcgggaggaggaggacggcaTGGCGACGCGGCGTGGCCGCCGAGGCCGAGGACGGACGAGTGGCGGGAGGCGCGGGTGTCGCGGTACCGAGAGAAGCGGCGGACGAGGCTGTTCGCCAAGAAGATACGCTACGAGGTGCGgaagctgaacgcggagaagcgGCCCCGGATGAAGGGCCGCTTCGTCAAGCGCACCGGCGCCGCGGCCGCCGCCGGCGCCCCGTGCGCCGTCACCTGA